One window of Bacillus alkalicellulosilyticus genomic DNA carries:
- a CDS encoding GAF domain-containing sensor histidine kinase, whose product MIPDTSVHPVASQLDVTNALNISSFLGVPIVLKNGEIFGTLCAIGTESYTFSDREVALFESMATFLSYFIELENTEELYRQVVEQSPDGIMVEQEGKVVYANPTIASLSGTLEPIEWYGKKVSDMILDHETSREDFFGTGNIKVNEQKLKKKDGNLVDVETLEQSLTYKGKSASQIMIRDITKRREIEELINKSEKLSITGQLAAGVAHEIRNPITAIKGFVQLLQTLNEEHDEYYKIVLSEIDRINFIVDEFLYLAKPEKPKISMNDCHVLLKEVVTLLDAQAIMNNVEIITNCSGQLPFVECESNQVKQVFVNIIKNAIEVMPKGGHLYVSTWYDNDSVSFSFTDEGKGIPKERLKRLGEPFYTTKEKGTGLGLMVTRKIIEEHGGELSFSSEVNKGTTVTVSLPVYKDK is encoded by the coding sequence ATCATTCCGGATACTTCCGTTCATCCAGTAGCTAGCCAATTAGATGTGACTAACGCACTTAACATTAGTAGCTTTTTAGGTGTGCCTATTGTTTTAAAAAATGGCGAGATATTTGGGACGTTGTGTGCTATTGGAACAGAGTCATACACCTTTTCGGATAGAGAAGTTGCATTATTTGAATCAATGGCTACGTTTCTTTCATACTTTATTGAACTAGAAAATACAGAAGAGTTGTATCGGCAAGTTGTAGAACAGTCCCCAGATGGGATTATGGTAGAACAAGAAGGAAAAGTGGTCTATGCCAATCCAACGATTGCGTCTTTGTCTGGAACGCTCGAACCGATTGAATGGTATGGTAAAAAAGTATCTGATATGATTTTAGACCATGAAACGAGTCGAGAAGACTTTTTTGGAACAGGAAATATAAAAGTAAATGAACAAAAGCTTAAGAAAAAAGACGGGAATTTAGTAGATGTTGAGACCCTTGAACAGTCTCTTACATACAAAGGAAAATCAGCTTCTCAAATTATGATTAGAGATATCACAAAGAGAAGAGAGATTGAAGAATTAATAAACAAATCAGAGAAATTATCAATCACCGGACAATTAGCAGCGGGAGTAGCTCATGAAATCCGTAATCCCATTACCGCAATAAAAGGCTTCGTACAGCTGTTACAAACGTTGAATGAAGAACATGATGAGTATTATAAAATTGTCCTCTCTGAGATTGATCGAATTAATTTCATTGTTGATGAATTCCTCTATCTAGCTAAGCCAGAAAAACCAAAAATTAGTATGAATGATTGTCATGTACTTTTAAAAGAAGTTGTGACGTTATTAGATGCACAAGCGATTATGAACAATGTCGAGATTATTACGAATTGTTCGGGGCAGTTACCATTCGTAGAGTGTGAAAGCAATCAGGTGAAACAAGTGTTTGTGAACATTATAAAAAATGCGATTGAAGTTATGCCTAAAGGAGGCCATTTGTACGTTTCTACTTGGTATGATAACGATTCGGTTTCTTTTAGTTTTACAGACGAAGGTAAAGGTATACCGAAAGAACGTTTAAAGCGTTTAGGAGAACCTTTTTATACGACGAAAGAGAAAGGAACTGGACTCGGGCTCATGGTTACAAGAAAAATTATTGAGGAGCACGGGGGCGAACTCTCTTTTTCTAGTGAAGTAAATAAAGGAACGACGGTTACCGTTTCTTTACCAGTCTATAAAGATAAATAA
- a CDS encoding biotin transporter BioY: protein MKLQNMMYASLFVAVIAALGILPQIILPFSPVPITAQSLGVMLAGAVLGARYGGLSLVIFVLLVGFGAPLLAGGRGGFSVLIGPGAGYILSWPIAAFLIGFLVEKYWHKLNLVKLIAFNILGGIVLVYACGITYLSFVTELSWAAAAITNLAYIPGDLIKVTIASIVALQIKKAYPLIKKESIDTNIAA from the coding sequence ATGAAATTACAAAACATGATGTACGCTTCTCTTTTTGTGGCCGTTATAGCCGCTCTAGGAATTTTACCACAGATTATTCTACCATTCTCACCTGTTCCGATAACGGCACAATCATTAGGAGTTATGCTAGCAGGTGCTGTACTTGGTGCAAGATACGGTGGCTTAAGCTTAGTCATCTTTGTATTACTCGTTGGTTTTGGTGCTCCACTTTTGGCTGGTGGTCGTGGAGGATTTAGCGTACTTATTGGTCCAGGTGCTGGTTACATATTAAGTTGGCCGATCGCTGCATTTTTAATCGGCTTTCTCGTAGAAAAATACTGGCATAAATTAAACCTTGTTAAGCTGATTGCTTTTAACATACTTGGTGGTATTGTTTTAGTATACGCTTGCGGAATTACGTATTTATCGTTTGTAACTGAACTATCATGGGCTGCTGCTGCGATTACAAATTTGGCCTATATTCCAGGTGATTTAATTAAGGTTACTATTGCATCCATCGTTGCGCTTCAAATAAAAAAAGCTTATCCTCTTATCAAAAAAGAGTCTATTGATACGAATATTGCAGCCTAA
- a CDS encoding glycerophosphodiester phosphodiesterase: MLKSWKYVALIITVCMMIWAAIPHLLATAAKTPRTDGAMDDHEFLNIAHRGASGYAPENTIPAFELAVNMGAKFIELDLQMTKDGHIVVMHDNKVNRTTNGKGYVRNKTLSELKQLDAGSWFNQSNSSLAKVEYIGIEVPTLEEVFEALGKKTKYYIETKSPEEYPGMEEKLLSLLDKFDLTNGHVVIQSFSKKSLRNIHALEPSIPLIQLVSQPNLAIQADRELKAIRRYAVGVGPNFKRMNSYYVKKAKANGLLVHPYTVNSERDISKALKWNVDGIFSNYPDRVQEIIASE, translated from the coding sequence ATGTTGAAATCATGGAAATATGTTGCGCTTATCATAACCGTATGTATGATGATATGGGCTGCTATACCACATCTGTTAGCTACCGCAGCTAAAACACCAAGAACAGATGGGGCGATGGACGACCATGAATTTTTGAATATTGCGCATAGAGGAGCATCAGGGTATGCCCCAGAAAATACAATACCAGCCTTTGAATTAGCGGTAAACATGGGGGCGAAATTTATTGAATTAGACTTGCAGATGACAAAAGATGGACACATCGTCGTTATGCATGATAATAAGGTTAACCGAACAACTAATGGCAAAGGCTATGTACGAAACAAAACGTTATCTGAGTTGAAACAACTAGATGCAGGATCATGGTTTAATCAAAGCAATTCATCGCTTGCGAAGGTTGAGTATATCGGGATTGAAGTACCGACATTAGAAGAAGTTTTTGAAGCGTTAGGAAAGAAAACAAAGTACTACATTGAAACGAAATCTCCTGAGGAATACCCTGGGATGGAAGAGAAGTTATTGTCGCTATTAGATAAATTCGATTTAACAAATGGACATGTTGTCATTCAATCATTTAGTAAAAAAAGTTTAAGAAACATTCATGCTCTAGAGCCTAGCATTCCATTAATACAGCTTGTCAGCCAACCGAATCTTGCTATTCAAGCGGACCGAGAATTAAAAGCGATTCGACGGTATGCTGTTGGTGTAGGTCCAAACTTTAAGAGAATGAATTCTTATTATGTAAAAAAAGCGAAAGCAAATGGTTTACTTGTTCACCCTTATACTGTCAATTCCGAAAGAGATATCTCAAAAGCGCTCAAATGGAACGTCGATGGAATTTTTTCGAATTATCCAGATCGAGTTCAAGAGATTATCGCTAGTGAGTAG
- a CDS encoding SDR family NAD(P)-dependent oxidoreductase translates to MNDTIEQFYQKRTVCITGGSKQLGAKMAIEFAKKGANLVLFDRSIEEMGSAIVSEIQAIGVRVLAVKGDVSNEEDVNSMKERAMAEFGRIDILIHTAGPWTNTPLKDLDVQKWDAIINGNVKGAYLTSKVVYPVMKQQGWGRIIHISADSSFVRNQTVYGLSKQAVNTLTESLALEMAPKVTVNAIAPGLLEVEEVDSVIREHGKQNTPLNRLATYEDVSQMALFMCSPLFDMVTGKVIVMDGGRTIASYPHFPENYYV, encoded by the coding sequence ATGAACGATACTATCGAACAATTTTATCAAAAACGCACAGTTTGTATTACAGGTGGTTCAAAGCAATTAGGCGCAAAAATGGCGATTGAATTTGCTAAAAAAGGAGCCAACCTCGTTCTATTTGACCGCTCCATAGAAGAGATGGGGAGTGCGATTGTAAGCGAAATTCAAGCGATTGGTGTTCGTGTGTTGGCTGTCAAAGGCGATGTCTCCAATGAGGAAGATGTCAACAGCATGAAAGAAAGAGCGATGGCAGAATTCGGAAGGATTGATATATTAATTCATACGGCTGGACCATGGACCAACACACCTCTAAAGGACCTCGACGTCCAAAAGTGGGATGCCATTATCAATGGAAACGTAAAAGGAGCGTATCTCACATCAAAGGTCGTCTATCCAGTGATGAAGCAACAGGGCTGGGGACGAATAATCCATATTTCTGCTGACTCTTCGTTTGTCCGAAATCAAACGGTGTATGGACTTTCAAAACAGGCCGTGAACACGCTAACAGAATCTTTAGCGCTAGAGATGGCTCCAAAGGTGACAGTTAATGCGATTGCTCCCGGTTTGTTAGAGGTAGAGGAAGTGGATAGTGTGATCCGCGAGCATGGAAAGCAGAATACACCATTAAATCGATTAGCCACTTATGAGGATGTAAGTCAAATGGCTCTGTTTATGTGTAGTCCACTCTTTGATATGGTTACAGGGAAAGTCATTGTCATGGATGGAGGGCGAACGATTGCAAGTTACCCTCATTTTCCAGAAAATTACTACGTATAA
- a CDS encoding glycosyltransferase has product MISVITSTIRDSSIDTVFKNFHRQNWKEKELIIILNKDAMNSEMWFSRARQYENVFVYRIDQRATLGQCLNYGIERAKHPYIAKFDDDDYYGSNYLNQAHEAIQLDEEIGIVGKNAYYIYLTKEKSLLYLPYDENRYVESVAGATLFFKKKLWEEIPFRMRNKGEDYFFIIDTVNKGYKVYATDRKNFIVIRNENKNHTWQDAIEFYKKWATPVDFTGHFSSIVE; this is encoded by the coding sequence ATGATCTCGGTGATAACTAGTACTATCAGAGATAGTTCCATTGATACTGTATTTAAAAATTTTCACAGGCAAAATTGGAAAGAAAAAGAGCTCATCATCATTTTAAACAAAGATGCGATGAATAGTGAAATGTGGTTTAGTCGTGCCCGTCAGTACGAGAATGTGTTTGTGTATCGCATTGACCAAAGAGCAACTTTAGGTCAATGTTTAAATTATGGAATTGAACGAGCAAAACACCCATATATTGCTAAGTTCGATGACGATGATTATTATGGATCAAATTATCTTAATCAGGCGCATGAAGCAATACAATTAGATGAAGAAATCGGAATCGTAGGGAAAAATGCTTATTATATCTATTTAACAAAAGAGAAGTCGCTTTTATATTTGCCGTATGATGAAAATCGTTATGTTGAATCAGTGGCTGGAGCAACCTTGTTTTTTAAGAAAAAACTTTGGGAAGAAATTCCATTTAGAATGAGGAACAAAGGTGAAGACTATTTCTTTATTATTGATACCGTTAATAAGGGATATAAAGTATATGCAACAGACAGGAAAAATTTTATAGTAATAAGAAATGAGAATAAAAATCATACTTGGCAAGACGCAATTGAGTTTTATAAAAAATGGGCAACTCCGGTTGATTTTACAGGACATTTTAGTTCTATTGTGGAATAA
- a CDS encoding AMP-binding protein, producing MTIVDCIQYHATTTPNKLAVQCDGSTYSYQELQDTIVAYQQKLTSLLGNVTNKKIAFMLPNNLDFITLFCAISASGAIAIPLDPKGSDKNVLDILQDCEPDLLLHSGVRIRNSSNEMAFEQFLQTKETSFPPNVVESTELFYIGYTSGTTGQPKGYMRSHGSWEDSFLSSNEAFKITSKDRVCSPGPLVHSHFLYAAVHALHVGATLYITEKFNATILLEMIEMEEITVLYLVPTMFAAIEKTEIASFPSLKKIISAGAKWHKAAKDKAAHYFPEAVVYEFYGASELSFVSFLDDIGYQHKPDSVGKAFPGVEVSIRKEDGSEANYGEIGTLFVRSKQLFSGYLNLDKETRKVFVEDWATVGDLAMIDEDGYITLVGRHHNKIISGGLNLFPEEVEMVLLQRPEIDEAIVLGLQDPYWGEIVTAVITFQAGRSVGDKELTAFCKAHLASYKVPKKFIVVRSFPYTTSGKINRKAVRTFIEEA from the coding sequence TTGACTATAGTAGACTGTATTCAATACCATGCCACAACGACTCCTAACAAACTAGCCGTTCAGTGCGACGGGAGTACATATAGTTATCAAGAGCTACAGGACACAATCGTAGCCTATCAACAAAAACTTACGAGCTTATTAGGAAATGTGACGAACAAAAAAATAGCATTTATGCTTCCTAACAACCTTGATTTCATCACACTATTTTGTGCGATTTCTGCAAGTGGTGCGATAGCCATTCCTCTTGACCCTAAAGGAAGCGATAAAAATGTACTAGACATCTTACAAGATTGTGAGCCCGACCTCCTATTACATAGTGGAGTAAGAATAAGAAATAGCTCTAATGAGATGGCATTTGAACAATTTTTGCAAACGAAAGAAACAAGCTTTCCTCCCAATGTGGTTGAGTCTACGGAACTTTTTTACATTGGGTACACATCAGGAACAACCGGGCAACCAAAGGGTTACATGCGCTCTCACGGCTCTTGGGAAGATAGCTTTCTTAGTAGTAACGAAGCTTTCAAGATTACGAGTAAAGACCGTGTCTGTTCTCCTGGACCTCTTGTACACTCTCATTTTTTATATGCTGCTGTTCATGCCTTACATGTAGGAGCAACTCTTTATATCACTGAAAAATTTAATGCTACCATTCTTCTAGAAATGATTGAAATGGAGGAAATAACGGTTTTATACCTTGTCCCAACGATGTTTGCGGCTATTGAAAAAACAGAAATTGCTAGCTTTCCTTCATTGAAAAAAATCATATCTGCTGGTGCAAAATGGCATAAAGCAGCCAAAGATAAAGCCGCTCACTATTTTCCAGAAGCGGTAGTATATGAGTTTTACGGGGCTTCTGAATTAAGCTTTGTTAGTTTCCTTGATGATATAGGCTACCAGCATAAACCCGATTCTGTTGGAAAGGCTTTTCCTGGTGTAGAAGTATCCATTCGAAAAGAAGACGGTTCAGAAGCAAATTATGGTGAGATAGGAACTTTATTTGTCCGAAGCAAGCAATTGTTTAGCGGCTATCTTAACTTAGACAAAGAAACGCGTAAGGTATTTGTTGAAGATTGGGCTACAGTAGGTGATTTAGCGATGATCGATGAAGACGGTTATATTACGTTGGTTGGTCGCCATCATAACAAAATCATAAGCGGCGGTTTAAATCTCTTCCCTGAAGAAGTGGAGATGGTACTTTTACAGAGACCCGAAATTGATGAAGCGATTGTCCTTGGGCTACAAGATCCGTATTGGGGAGAAATCGTAACAGCTGTTATTACATTTCAAGCTGGAAGGTCGGTTGGTGATAAAGAATTAACTGCATTTTGTAAAGCTCATCTTGCCTCTTATAAAGTACCGAAAAAATTCATTGTCGTCCGTTCCTTTCCGTATACAACGAGCGGGAAAATAAATCGAAAAGCAGTAAGAACTTTTATTGAGGAGGCATGA
- a CDS encoding DUF1287 domain-containing protein: MKRLFFGLLSVLLLVGVSFSLFYKQGILLDSIGFHFSNPFSSAVDIDATYSTVDRNENGIPDPLDIVHAARKEMEQRTTYKSTYYAGGYPPDDEGVCTDVIWRGLLGAEIYLKDLMDEDIQSETELYPRVDGKPDPNIDFRRVPNQFVYFERFTESLTTELIPGDLDNLKEWQPGDIVVFLDGYHHVGIVSDKRAKDGTPYLIHNNPPFAAEVKLTSFSTPIAGHYRWIY; encoded by the coding sequence ATGAAACGACTATTTTTTGGTCTACTTTCTGTCCTATTATTGGTCGGGGTGTCTTTTAGTCTTTTTTATAAGCAAGGCATTCTTTTAGATTCTATTGGGTTTCATTTTAGCAATCCCTTTAGCTCAGCCGTTGATATTGACGCCACCTATTCAACCGTGGACCGGAATGAAAACGGAATTCCTGACCCACTTGATATTGTTCATGCCGCTAGAAAAGAAATGGAGCAACGGACCACCTATAAAAGCACTTATTATGCCGGTGGTTATCCTCCTGATGATGAAGGTGTTTGTACAGATGTTATATGGCGTGGCTTACTTGGGGCGGAAATCTATTTAAAAGACCTTATGGACGAAGACATTCAAAGTGAGACTGAGCTTTATCCACGTGTTGATGGAAAGCCTGATCCTAACATTGATTTTCGGCGTGTTCCTAATCAGTTTGTATATTTTGAAAGATTCACAGAATCGTTAACGACCGAACTTATCCCTGGTGACCTTGATAATTTAAAAGAATGGCAGCCAGGAGATATTGTTGTCTTTTTAGACGGGTATCATCATGTTGGAATTGTTTCCGATAAACGAGCAAAAGATGGCACTCCTTACCTTATTCATAACAACCCGCCTTTTGCAGCGGAGGTGAAATTAACGTCGTTTTCAACACCCATTGCTGGTCATTACCGTTGGATTTATTAG
- a CDS encoding glycosyltransferase produces the protein MKEEVTHHVEVIVNESWKQACDKIEISIVMPSYNKYPLNLISLLSIENQTYDFTKFEVLLIDDASTDETNKKLTTYQTPFPFKYVRLNSNLGRAKARNLGITMAKGKLIIFLDAEMIVEPNFIEQHVSEHKNNNKAVVTGACHLKNVYTTIYPQFTKKQFASIKRLSTNIPTLKRRYMNYVSLKKSLQGRPGVLYTKEDIRKKRFTLMSVDHHYFANEIVEQYGEEFNGFYFPWMAFLTGNVSFRKDFIKEVGMFDEEFVLYGYEDWELGYRLYKAGAIFKAKKELATYHQEHPISENKWNEAVINYDRFTKKHPDFDVYVQGLEIARIVNLHEMNKVAKEYNDLTKNHPHQFESFKKGLWRILETTAMLLRFDIGHKFLFEATGIDSLERRNIKKDLQAMKRLKKYRHLVRLFEKKIQ, from the coding sequence TTGAAAGAAGAGGTAACACATCATGTTGAAGTGATTGTTAATGAGAGTTGGAAACAGGCGTGTGACAAAATAGAAATTAGTATTGTCATGCCGTCCTATAATAAGTACCCATTAAACCTAATATCGCTGCTTTCAATTGAAAATCAAACATATGACTTTACAAAGTTTGAGGTTCTTTTGATAGATGATGCTTCTACAGATGAAACAAATAAAAAGCTAACAACCTACCAGACACCATTCCCTTTTAAATATGTACGCTTGAATAGTAATCTAGGTAGAGCCAAGGCGAGAAACCTAGGTATTACCATGGCAAAAGGTAAACTGATTATATTTTTAGATGCGGAAATGATTGTTGAACCCAACTTTATTGAACAACACGTAAGTGAACACAAAAATAACAATAAAGCTGTTGTTACAGGAGCGTGTCATTTAAAAAATGTCTATACCACGATCTATCCTCAGTTTACCAAGAAGCAATTCGCCAGTATCAAAAGATTGTCTACAAATATACCAACGTTAAAAAGAAGATATATGAATTACGTATCACTGAAGAAGTCGTTACAAGGTAGACCAGGGGTTTTATATACAAAAGAGGACATTAGAAAGAAACGATTTACGTTGATGTCTGTTGATCATCATTATTTTGCAAACGAAATTGTTGAACAGTATGGTGAAGAATTTAATGGATTTTATTTTCCGTGGATGGCTTTTCTAACAGGGAATGTTTCTTTCAGAAAGGATTTTATTAAAGAAGTTGGCATGTTTGATGAAGAGTTTGTCCTATATGGGTACGAAGATTGGGAGTTAGGTTACCGATTATATAAAGCCGGCGCAATATTCAAAGCAAAAAAGGAACTGGCAACCTACCACCAAGAGCATCCCATTTCAGAGAACAAGTGGAATGAAGCAGTAATTAACTATGATAGGTTCACGAAAAAACACCCAGATTTTGATGTTTATGTACAAGGTTTAGAAATAGCTAGAATCGTAAATTTGCATGAGATGAATAAAGTGGCAAAGGAATACAATGATTTAACAAAAAATCATCCTCACCAGTTTGAGAGTTTTAAAAAAGGATTGTGGAGAATTTTAGAAACTACAGCAATGTTATTGCGATTTGATATTGGCCATAAATTTTTATTTGAGGCAACTGGCATCGATAGTCTAGAAAGGCGTAATATCAAAAAAGATTTACAAGCCATGAAGAGATTGAAAAAATATCGTCATCTCGTTCGTTTATTTGAGAAAAAAATTCAATAA
- a CDS encoding formate--tetrahydrofolate ligase, which translates to MNNQKRVKSDIEIATEARMEKIDAIAQQLELSEDEWEPYGRYKAKLSLDVLERRKNEKDGKIILVTSINPTAAGEGKSTVTVGLGQAFHKLGKKAVVALREPSLGPTMGVKGGASGGGYAQVVPMEDINLHFTGDIHAITTANNALAAFIDNHIHHGNECGIDSRRIVWKRVVDLNDRALRQVIIGLGGPTQGVPREDGFNITVASEIMAILCLASSLDDLRERLSRIVVAYNQKKEPVTVADLGVQGAITLLLKEAIKPNLVQTLENTPVIIHGGPFANIAHGCNSILATKMACKLGDYVITEAGFGADLGAEKFLNIKARIANIEPEAVVIVATIRALKMHGGVDKSSLAQENVAALERGMENLEKHIETVQAFGLPFVVAINRFITDSSAEIDFLEQWCQQRHISVALTDVWEKGGEGGTDLAEQVLQVIDNQDNHFTYLYELDESLEAKINKIATVVYGAKGVEFSAKAKQQLKDFEEEGWGCLPVCMAKTQYSFSDNPNLLGRPRDFTIVIRELKASIGAGFIVALTGDVMTMPGLPKNPAALKMDVAPDGNAMGLF; encoded by the coding sequence TTGAACAATCAAAAGCGTGTAAAGTCTGATATTGAAATTGCAACTGAAGCAAGGATGGAAAAAATAGATGCAATAGCACAACAGTTAGAATTGTCAGAAGATGAATGGGAGCCATACGGAAGATATAAAGCCAAGCTTTCGCTTGATGTGCTTGAACGAAGAAAAAATGAAAAAGATGGTAAGATCATTTTAGTGACATCGATAAACCCGACGGCAGCGGGAGAGGGAAAATCAACAGTAACAGTTGGACTTGGACAAGCCTTTCACAAACTCGGGAAAAAGGCTGTCGTTGCCCTAAGGGAGCCGTCGTTAGGACCGACAATGGGAGTGAAAGGTGGAGCCAGTGGTGGTGGCTATGCTCAAGTCGTGCCAATGGAAGATATTAACCTTCATTTTACGGGAGACATTCATGCCATTACAACAGCGAATAACGCGTTAGCCGCATTTATAGATAACCACATTCACCATGGCAATGAGTGTGGCATTGATTCAAGACGAATTGTTTGGAAAAGAGTAGTCGATTTAAATGACCGAGCATTACGACAAGTCATTATTGGGTTAGGAGGACCGACTCAAGGGGTACCGCGTGAGGACGGATTCAATATTACCGTCGCCTCAGAAATTATGGCCATTCTTTGCTTAGCGTCAAGTCTTGATGACTTAAGAGAACGACTTTCACGAATTGTTGTGGCTTACAATCAAAAGAAAGAACCGGTAACCGTCGCAGACTTAGGAGTGCAAGGGGCCATAACCTTATTACTTAAAGAAGCAATCAAACCGAATTTAGTACAAACTTTAGAAAATACGCCGGTCATTATTCATGGTGGTCCATTTGCAAACATAGCCCACGGATGTAATAGCATTTTAGCTACAAAAATGGCATGTAAGCTAGGTGATTATGTGATTACGGAAGCGGGGTTTGGCGCAGACCTTGGTGCTGAAAAGTTTCTTAATATTAAAGCGAGAATTGCTAATATAGAACCAGAAGCGGTTGTCATTGTAGCGACGATTCGAGCTTTAAAAATGCACGGTGGAGTGGATAAATCAAGCTTAGCCCAAGAAAATGTAGCTGCTCTTGAGCGTGGAATGGAAAACCTGGAAAAGCATATTGAAACGGTACAAGCATTCGGATTACCATTTGTTGTTGCGATCAATCGTTTTATTACTGACTCTAGTGCTGAAATTGATTTTCTAGAACAGTGGTGCCAACAGCGTCATATTTCAGTCGCCTTAACCGATGTTTGGGAAAAGGGTGGTGAAGGTGGAACGGATCTGGCAGAACAAGTCCTACAAGTCATTGATAATCAGGACAATCACTTTACATACCTTTATGAGTTAGATGAGTCGTTGGAAGCGAAAATCAATAAGATTGCGACAGTAGTGTATGGTGCCAAGGGAGTCGAGTTTAGTGCAAAGGCCAAGCAACAATTAAAAGATTTTGAGGAAGAAGGCTGGGGTTGCCTACCGGTTTGTATGGCTAAAACACAATACTCTTTTTCAGATAATCCTAATCTATTAGGAAGACCACGTGATTTTACGATTGTAATTAGAGAGCTTAAAGCATCGATAGGAGCAGGATTTATCGTTGCATTAACCGGAGATGTCATGACGATGCCGGGATTACCAAAGAACCCAGCCGCACTTAAGATGGATGTAGCTCCCGATGGAAATGCAATGGGGTTATTTTAA